From Bacillus sp. FSL K6-3431, the proteins below share one genomic window:
- a CDS encoding TVP38/TMEM64 family protein — MDFYSLREWFTIENVMELIEKYRSFGPLPSILLPMLEAFLPFLPLFLFVMASANAFGLGWGFLFSWIGASTGALFVFILVRRYGDTRFFRFLQRKEKVQSLMTWVEKHGFGPLFLLLCFPFTPSAIVNIVAGISRISIYQYMLAVLAGKAVMIFIMSFIGYDVVSLIKQPIRTGIALGIIAILWYVGKHIESKLKEKAQKQKQG; from the coding sequence ATGGATTTTTATTCACTTAGAGAATGGTTTACAATTGAAAATGTAATGGAACTGATCGAAAAATACCGTTCATTCGGCCCACTACCGAGCATTTTATTACCGATGTTAGAAGCCTTCCTACCATTTTTACCACTGTTTTTATTTGTCATGGCGAGTGCGAATGCATTCGGTTTGGGCTGGGGGTTCTTATTTTCATGGATTGGCGCTTCAACCGGTGCTTTGTTTGTGTTTATACTTGTCCGAAGATATGGTGATACCCGCTTTTTTCGATTTTTACAAAGGAAGGAAAAGGTACAAAGTTTAATGACATGGGTGGAAAAACACGGATTTGGGCCTTTATTTCTTTTGCTATGTTTTCCATTTACACCTTCAGCAATTGTTAATATTGTGGCCGGAATTTCGCGGATCAGCATCTATCAATATATGCTCGCTGTTTTGGCAGGGAAAGCCGTAATGATTTTCATTATGAGTTTTATAGGATATGATGTGGTTTCATTAATAAAACAACCAATAAGGACAGGAATTGCTCTTGGAATTATTGCGATACTTTGGTATGTTGGAAAACATATTGAAAGCAAATTGAAGGAAAAAGCGCAAAAACAAAAGCAGGGATGA
- a CDS encoding S9 family peptidase — translation MKNGIRPEDLYELRSVVDPRLSPDGTEAVYIQTHINKGENDYISNLFYINIQEKTPVQWTFGNHKTSSPVWSPDGSMLAFISTRVGKPQIYVLQKGGGEARQVTKCKNGVSMPVWSPCGRKLAFSVEVGKGETIDDVETKKEANELKPIVIDKMKHKSDAAGFVDMDKFLQIAIVNLETEVFEQITVGEHHHQLDSWSPDGRYIAYTADLSQDTDFSFVSDIYLHEVKTKQTCKLTDSTGMFYQTSWAPNSRYLAFVGSEKEYENATHAKLFVYDLEKDIRTCMTSDFDAPVGDFVVGDFLQGVTTPKVQWLEDSRSFYFQVTDQGNTSIYFGNLSGELYPAINDNQYIYGFSLDPKNDKAVVCISNPIEPGDLYFVTLSTGEKQRLTKVNEKLLKIKELSVPEAIQFEGADGWGISGWIMKPIGFEEGKKYPLILEIHGGPHAMFANTYFNEFQILAAEGFAVLYVNPRGSHGYSQTFVDAVRGDYGGNDYRDLMAAVDYVLEEFVFIDRDRLGVTGGSYGGFMTNWIIGHTKRFKAAVTQRSISNWISFRGVSDIGYYFTDWQIHADLSDIEKLWSHSPLKYVGNIETPLLILHGEKDFRCPIEQAEQLFIALKHHKKETKFVRFPESNHELSRSGKPTLRINRLDYIRDWFLTYV, via the coding sequence GTGAAAAACGGAATTAGACCAGAGGATTTATATGAGCTAAGGTCTGTCGTAGATCCGCGGTTGTCTCCGGACGGGACGGAAGCAGTCTATATTCAGACCCATATTAATAAAGGGGAAAATGATTATATCTCTAATTTATTTTACATAAACATACAGGAAAAGACTCCCGTGCAATGGACATTTGGTAATCACAAAACAAGTTCACCTGTCTGGTCACCAGACGGAAGCATGCTCGCGTTTATTTCTACTAGGGTTGGTAAGCCGCAAATTTACGTTTTGCAAAAAGGCGGCGGAGAAGCGAGGCAAGTTACAAAGTGTAAAAATGGCGTCTCCATGCCAGTTTGGTCACCATGCGGAAGAAAACTTGCTTTTTCAGTAGAAGTTGGAAAAGGTGAAACGATTGATGATGTTGAAACTAAAAAAGAAGCTAACGAACTAAAACCAATTGTTATTGATAAAATGAAGCATAAATCAGATGCAGCTGGATTTGTGGATATGGATAAATTTTTGCAGATTGCGATTGTGAATTTAGAAACAGAAGTATTTGAGCAAATAACTGTAGGGGAACATCACCACCAACTTGATTCATGGTCGCCTGATGGAAGATATATCGCATATACTGCTGATCTATCACAGGATACAGACTTTTCATTCGTAAGCGACATTTACTTGCATGAAGTGAAAACAAAGCAAACTTGCAAGTTGACAGATAGCACAGGGATGTTCTATCAAACATCTTGGGCGCCAAATAGTCGTTATCTTGCGTTTGTAGGAAGCGAGAAAGAATATGAGAACGCGACACATGCAAAGCTCTTTGTCTATGATTTGGAGAAAGATATTCGTACTTGTATGACAAGTGATTTCGATGCGCCTGTTGGCGACTTTGTTGTTGGTGATTTTTTACAAGGAGTTACAACACCGAAAGTACAATGGTTGGAGGATAGTCGAAGTTTTTACTTCCAGGTAACAGACCAAGGAAATACGTCCATTTACTTCGGTAATTTATCTGGTGAATTGTATCCAGCGATCAATGATAATCAGTACATATATGGCTTCTCGCTTGATCCGAAAAATGATAAGGCGGTTGTTTGCATAAGTAATCCTATTGAGCCAGGTGATCTTTATTTCGTAACTTTATCGACTGGGGAAAAGCAACGCCTAACCAAAGTGAATGAAAAGTTATTGAAAATAAAAGAGCTATCTGTCCCGGAAGCAATTCAATTTGAAGGGGCGGATGGCTGGGGTATTTCGGGCTGGATCATGAAGCCAATTGGATTTGAAGAAGGTAAAAAGTACCCTCTCATATTAGAAATTCACGGTGGACCGCATGCGATGTTTGCTAACACATATTTCAACGAGTTCCAAATTCTTGCAGCGGAAGGGTTCGCAGTTCTTTATGTCAATCCAAGAGGGAGTCACGGCTACAGTCAGACCTTCGTAGATGCGGTACGTGGTGACTATGGCGGCAATGATTATCGCGACTTGATGGCTGCTGTTGATTATGTACTGGAGGAATTCGTATTTATCGACCGAGATCGACTTGGAGTGACTGGCGGAAGTTATGGTGGATTTATGACAAATTGGATAATCGGTCATACGAAACGCTTTAAAGCGGCAGTCACTCAACGCTCGATTTCCAACTGGATAAGTTTCCGTGGAGTTAGTGATATTGGTTACTATTTCACCGACTGGCAAATACATGCCGATTTGAGCGATATCGAGAAGTTATGGAGTCACTCACCACTTAAATATGTGGGCAATATTGAAACACCATTACTAATCTTGCACGGGGAAAAAGACTTTCGTTGTCCCATCGAACAAGCTGAACAGTTATTTATCGCATTAAAACATCATAAAAAAGAAACGAAATTTGTTCGTTTCCCAGAGTCTAATCACGAATTGTCGAGAAGTGGCAAACCAACATTACGAATCAATCGCCTCGATTATATAAGAGATTGGTTTTTGACATATGTATAA
- a CDS encoding competence protein ComK: MCTPITHEGRRDGTKELTNVTIKAPIIVDPHTPIYLFPTSSPLKPHCMWVASDHIISYKKKDPYTTLVTFRNNQTHEIPMSLASFGNQVSRTARLRIQYSNNVKRMEIVAESASKKLYFMATEKKKKDYTEE; the protein is encoded by the coding sequence ATTTGTACTCCCATTACTCATGAAGGGAGAAGAGACGGTACTAAGGAACTAACTAATGTAACTATAAAAGCACCTATCATCGTTGATCCCCACACACCAATTTATTTATTTCCAACATCATCGCCGTTAAAGCCTCATTGCATGTGGGTTGCTTCTGATCACATTATTTCTTATAAAAAAAAGGATCCATACACAACCCTTGTTACTTTTCGTAATAATCAAACGCATGAAATTCCCATGTCTTTGGCATCATTTGGAAACCAGGTAAGCCGAACGGCTAGGTTACGTATTCAATACAGTAATAATGTTAAGAGGATGGAGATTGTTGCAGAATCTGCATCGAAAAAGTTATATTTCATGGCAACTGAAAAGAAGAAGAAAGATTACACAGAAGAATAA
- a CDS encoding helix-turn-helix transcriptional regulator yields the protein MELKSNIGKLLDESPFKREYIMKRFDKHRNTVSNWCTGKSYPSVPEMFELAELLGCKVDDLYTKK from the coding sequence ATGGAACTGAAAAGTAATATTGGAAAATTATTAGACGAATCCCCCTTTAAACGCGAGTATATTATGAAGCGATTTGATAAGCATCGGAATACTGTTTCAAATTGGTGTACTGGTAAAAGCTACCCTTCTGTTCCCGAGATGTTCGAACTCGCGGAATTGCTAGGATGTAAAGTAGATGATTTATACACAAAAAAATAA
- a CDS encoding YolD-like family protein, which yields MLRDRGNKKWAGLMLPEHVAMLKEMNYDYYKTGKPSLDEYQLEEIDEKIHTAMEFHMPLSFKLWFDGFFEEIEGRIERVDEINKSVWIRDRMNDLHKIKYDSITNVDFVTD from the coding sequence ATGTTAAGAGATCGTGGAAACAAGAAATGGGCGGGTTTGATGTTGCCTGAGCATGTGGCCATGTTAAAAGAAATGAATTACGACTACTATAAAACTGGTAAGCCTTCGCTTGATGAATATCAGCTAGAGGAGATAGACGAGAAGATTCACACTGCAATGGAGTTTCACATGCCTTTATCATTTAAACTTTGGTTTGATGGATTTTTCGAAGAGATAGAAGGCAGGATCGAAAGGGTTGATGAAATCAATAAATCAGTGTGGATCAGGGACAGGATGAACGATTTACACAAGATTAAATACGATAGCATAACTAATGTAGACTTTGTAACGGATTAA
- a CDS encoding LexA family protein, giving the protein MHKLLKITNRQRDVFNAIIGYIEDNGHSPTFRELSVITGIKSTSSVSTHLNNLKRKGYVSYIPGSPRSIAINKSLI; this is encoded by the coding sequence GTGCATAAATTGCTAAAAATAACAAACAGACAAAGAGATGTGTTTAATGCAATCATCGGTTATATAGAAGATAATGGACACTCTCCAACCTTCAGAGAGTTATCAGTAATAACAGGAATAAAATCTACTTCCTCAGTATCTACACATTTAAATAACCTAAAAAGGAAAGGATATGTTTCCTATATCCCCGGTTCGCCGAGGTCTATTGCAATAAACAAAAGCCTTATTTGA
- a CDS encoding WYL domain-containing protein, whose protein sequence is MNGLLNRAAANKDMLEMIYISNKGTITQRIIKVLSADDLTIKAYCHNKREFRTFKLENILSVGPVKQLRRGA, encoded by the coding sequence ATGAACGGATTACTTAATCGTGCTGCAGCTAATAAAGATATGCTTGAAATGATTTATATATCTAATAAAGGAACTATTACACAAAGGATCATTAAGGTACTAAGTGCCGATGATCTAACAATCAAAGCTTATTGCCATAACAAGAGAGAATTTCGTACGTTTAAGTTAGAAAACATCTTATCTGTCGGACCTGTAAAACAACTAAGAAGGGGTGCATAA
- a CDS encoding N-acetylmuramoyl-L-alanine amidase: MVAIKKQLVSSRTITSGGGNPCNFITIHETGNEDKGAGAQTHANLQSNGYSASWQYQVDDKEIIQSYPDSVRCWHAGDGGGKGNMESIGIEICVNPDSDFKKAVANAAELVKHLMKKHNIPLTNVVQHNRWSGKNCPTNLRNGSKGINWLGFMKLIELKQPVENKPVGVTPPKTETGPVQNKPSAGKPSTPNKGHSIVDWMNNNKMDSNYANRAKLAKKYDIENYSGSADQNTELLNILKGGGVVNKPVDKPVTNPVVVKTGSIVDYMNSKGMNSGFANRKKLASQYGIKNYTGTATQNKTLLNKLQSGTSQVAKPKAFKVGQRVKLKSSASKYATGQRIPVSIKNKTYTIQQVKSDRVLLKEIYSWVKTSDV, encoded by the coding sequence ATGGTAGCAATCAAAAAGCAATTAGTATCAAGTCGGACAATCACGTCAGGCGGAGGAAACCCCTGCAATTTCATCACGATTCATGAGACAGGAAACGAAGATAAGGGCGCTGGTGCTCAAACACACGCTAATTTACAATCAAATGGCTATTCGGCTTCTTGGCAATACCAAGTGGATGATAAAGAAATTATACAATCCTATCCAGATAGCGTACGGTGCTGGCATGCAGGAGATGGTGGCGGCAAAGGTAATATGGAATCCATTGGCATTGAGATTTGTGTTAATCCAGATAGCGACTTTAAAAAGGCTGTTGCAAATGCAGCTGAATTAGTTAAACACTTAATGAAAAAACATAATATACCACTTACTAATGTGGTTCAGCACAATCGATGGAGCGGAAAAAATTGTCCTACAAATTTACGTAATGGATCGAAGGGGATTAACTGGCTAGGATTTATGAAATTAATTGAACTAAAGCAGCCGGTAGAGAATAAGCCTGTAGGCGTTACGCCACCTAAGACCGAAACTGGTCCAGTGCAAAATAAACCATCAGCAGGTAAGCCGTCCACACCAAATAAAGGTCACAGCATCGTAGATTGGATGAATAATAATAAGATGGATTCAAACTATGCTAATCGTGCAAAACTTGCTAAAAAGTACGACATTGAGAACTACAGTGGATCTGCGGATCAAAATACTGAGTTGTTGAATATACTGAAAGGCGGGGGTGTTGTCAATAAGCCAGTGGATAAACCAGTTACAAACCCTGTGGTTGTCAAAACAGGTAGTATCGTTGACTACATGAACAGTAAAGGCATGAATTCCGGTTTTGCTAACCGTAAAAAGTTAGCTTCACAATATGGTATCAAAAATTATACAGGGACGGCTACTCAAAATAAAACACTCTTAAATAAGTTACAAAGTGGCACGAGCCAAGTAGCTAAGCCAAAGGCTTTTAAAGTTGGCCAACGTGTAAAGTTAAAGTCGAGTGCATCAAAATATGCGACAGGACAAAGGATTCCTGTATCTATTAAGAATAAGACGTACACGATCCAGCAGGTTAAATCGGATAGAGTTTTACTTAAAGAGATTTATTCGTGGGTGAAAACATCTGATGTATAA
- a CDS encoding phage holin, producing MDKMSIARFIVLIVAVINSVLNLLGYQTISDELTNDLVAVVSGAIMIYAAWKNNYISRKGEKQKAQLERAGLK from the coding sequence ATGGATAAAATGAGTATTGCAAGATTTATAGTGTTGATTGTGGCGGTGATTAACTCAGTGTTAAATCTACTGGGCTATCAAACTATTTCAGATGAATTGACAAATGACTTAGTGGCGGTAGTATCAGGAGCAATCATGATTTACGCAGCGTGGAAAAATAACTACATCAGCCGAAAAGGTGAAAAACAAAAAGCACAATTGGAACGAGCAGGGCTTAAATAA
- a CDS encoding phage tail spike protein, with the protein MSEIYIFSQDDELLTILTEATGLISAPFRDEKNSVSDETFVFTVDADVERAKHVKEENRVVFKDKDGFFREMVIKELDDIDNNEGPQTMATCLPAWLDELSENYVLDKRYTDKEAQLALNDALAGTRYIGEVEVSLGLASTNFYRLSSVDSIWKIISVWGGEFKDVVEFTGNKITTRKILLLQRLGADNGARFEIDHNIEEIQRTVLSYPKTAMYGWGASLETEGGGHTRYIDFADVVLSKAKGDPVDKPKGQKWVGDPDALLKYGRKHDGQLLHRFSEFSNQDYEDPEELLWATWNNLQDNKEPVVNYKLSVDLLDKDVSLGDGAVAIDRQFARPIEIQTRVIAIEYDLLDIEGTAVVEMGQFLNLGDDDIYRDIEDLKNEVTKPRPTKPITDESFPDIVPGIPVNIVTDAAMGAIQLYWEYDSEVYISHYEVYGSQVADFVPDSQHLLWRGRVSTFVHTVGTDQTWYYYLRAVNTRGTASSFSQRVSASTYRVMSDDILFGELIADHFKDGLDIADKLTQNTIDRINEGPMQEIVYTQQEIAATEDRLLSQLNSEIGDVNASISSLLDRTKGIEGTITSINQEVDDIEGKLLTTITQLTNLDGVVSAQETTLQQHAGLISAKAEKSEVYTRADVNTKLGSKIDTTVYNNKMGQLDVSISGISGRVSNTEATVNGLTGDVSSALSQVASLDVRADQVDIRVSEVRADFDNLKIGGTNLLRNGSFEEDLEGWTHTSNVVTVTTITSRVNSGKKAVSISQSGGTTNNFPGLWQAVDNIKENATYTFSFWYNSLGDSVNDLGFFARITHFNSSGVQIGYIDLNVEKVQPYIYRRSHITFKTPMGTVRSNFRINYRRNGTGSIDNVQLEEGNIVTSWSPAPEDTDARFTSAEGSISTLAGQVELKASQTSVDSIAGRMDSAESRINVLPNEIDLRVTNGINALEIGGTNLISGSATPYTLAATVNNSNYYIIYRGLEKNATYTFSSNVEVLAGNVTEVTVYPYLVSGTSMPNSNHPEIINGKIVTTFKTDSRANYNLLVYAGRSGQTAGNSIRLSNYKLEKGTKATDWSPAPEDQVSNNRILASINLSTEGVRIDGKQIHLTGQTLIDDAVIGTAAMANLSVTNAKLGLLSVGTAQMQNLSVVNGKIGNLAVDDAKIANISVSKLKAGEMDTSKITIRGGSSIDYMLIDGSRLESRGRYNMRWHNKSKTIDASLYLANGNFRVANWTDSRSIFMTPFGLSTFADGYGDGTSSGMLEFFSEEFESTTHGITLASQLGIAGIKSFKNRVFVDAYTSANIESRQAALYFRPYKDLRPGNNTFAMTVVDESNSAATDGILFYGSDVGGYGAGLRFSKAESNMTVAVTDGNGARGGNATLDAGIVRANRITKRDGSQDVYFNGSGGGTLLYGNNPFIADGVRSSSSALYLGVDDEVRVTNGAGYNNGNTVIYRPIKAIEFRTSSSIQYKTNIEDLKESALAVINRLHIVEYDLKDDLANGVYDNRQVGFIAEHNREIATSDLSSVNLYKVTSLNTRALQEVDTKVYNIDKKVSIHDLKIQFLEQRLDQEIGKRKELEHKVQQLEGVA; encoded by the coding sequence ATGTCAGAGATTTATATCTTTAGTCAAGATGACGAACTGTTAACGATATTAACTGAAGCAACAGGGCTTATTAGCGCACCTTTTCGAGACGAAAAGAACAGTGTGTCCGATGAGACCTTTGTATTTACCGTTGATGCTGATGTGGAACGAGCCAAACACGTAAAAGAAGAAAACCGAGTCGTCTTTAAAGATAAAGATGGCTTTTTTCGTGAGATGGTCATTAAAGAGCTTGATGATATCGACAATAACGAGGGTCCACAAACGATGGCAACTTGTCTCCCTGCATGGCTGGATGAGTTAAGTGAGAACTACGTCTTGGATAAACGCTATACCGACAAGGAAGCGCAACTAGCTTTAAATGATGCCTTAGCCGGTACACGTTATATTGGTGAAGTTGAAGTTAGTCTTGGACTAGCATCCACAAACTTTTACCGCCTATCGAGCGTTGATAGCATCTGGAAGATCATCAGCGTATGGGGAGGAGAATTTAAGGATGTCGTAGAGTTTACCGGTAATAAAATCACTACTCGAAAAATCTTACTGTTGCAACGACTTGGTGCTGATAATGGTGCAAGATTCGAGATTGACCATAATATCGAAGAAATCCAACGTACTGTATTAAGTTATCCGAAAACAGCTATGTATGGTTGGGGCGCATCGCTAGAAACAGAGGGTGGTGGTCACACTCGATATATCGATTTTGCGGATGTTGTATTGAGTAAAGCTAAAGGTGATCCGGTCGATAAGCCGAAAGGTCAAAAGTGGGTTGGAGATCCTGATGCTTTGCTTAAATATGGTCGTAAACATGATGGTCAACTCTTACATCGATTTTCTGAATTTAGCAATCAAGATTACGAAGATCCAGAAGAATTACTGTGGGCAACATGGAATAATCTCCAAGATAACAAAGAGCCTGTGGTTAATTACAAACTGTCCGTTGACTTGCTAGACAAAGATGTGAGCCTTGGTGATGGCGCTGTAGCTATTGATCGACAATTTGCTAGACCAATAGAAATACAGACTAGGGTTATTGCTATCGAGTACGACTTACTAGACATCGAGGGTACAGCGGTCGTTGAAATGGGTCAGTTTTTAAATTTAGGCGATGATGATATCTATCGTGACATCGAGGATTTGAAAAATGAAGTCACTAAACCAAGACCAACGAAACCAATCACAGATGAAAGCTTTCCAGATATTGTTCCAGGCATTCCGGTTAACATTGTTACAGATGCAGCAATGGGTGCGATTCAACTTTATTGGGAATACGATTCGGAAGTCTATATCAGTCATTATGAAGTCTATGGATCACAGGTAGCTGACTTTGTACCGGATAGTCAACATTTACTATGGCGAGGTCGAGTAAGTACTTTTGTCCACACAGTCGGCACAGATCAAACATGGTACTACTATCTTAGAGCTGTAAATACTCGTGGAACTGCAAGTTCGTTTAGTCAACGGGTATCAGCTAGTACTTACAGAGTAATGTCAGACGATATTCTTTTCGGAGAACTTATCGCAGATCATTTTAAAGATGGATTAGACATTGCCGACAAACTCACCCAAAACACGATTGATAGAATTAACGAAGGACCAATGCAAGAGATTGTGTACACTCAGCAGGAAATAGCAGCTACAGAAGATAGATTGCTATCCCAACTTAATAGTGAAATTGGTGATGTCAATGCGTCAATTAGTAGCTTGCTAGATCGAACTAAAGGAATTGAAGGTACAATCACATCTATTAATCAAGAAGTTGATGACATAGAGGGTAAGTTATTAACGACAATAACACAATTAACAAACCTAGATGGTGTGGTAAGTGCTCAGGAAACGACTTTACAACAGCATGCAGGATTAATTTCTGCAAAGGCTGAAAAAAGCGAAGTCTATACCCGGGCTGACGTTAACACTAAGCTTGGCTCAAAGATTGATACCACTGTTTACAACAATAAAATGGGACAGTTGGACGTGTCGATTAGCGGAATCTCTGGGAGAGTATCTAACACTGAAGCAACCGTTAATGGTTTGACTGGTGATGTTAGCTCAGCGTTAAGTCAGGTTGCTAGTTTAGATGTTCGTGCAGATCAAGTCGATATACGTGTGTCCGAGGTTCGTGCTGATTTTGATAATTTGAAAATTGGTGGAACAAACCTACTTAGAAACGGCTCGTTTGAAGAAGATTTAGAGGGATGGACTCATACATCAAATGTAGTTACGGTAACCACAATTACCAGTAGAGTTAATAGTGGTAAGAAGGCTGTTTCTATATCACAAAGTGGGGGTACAACGAATAATTTCCCTGGATTATGGCAGGCAGTAGATAATATAAAGGAAAATGCAACTTACACGTTTTCTTTCTGGTATAACTCACTAGGCGATTCAGTTAACGATCTTGGTTTCTTTGCTAGAATAACACATTTTAATTCATCAGGTGTACAAATAGGGTATATAGATTTGAACGTAGAAAAAGTACAGCCCTACATTTACAGGAGAAGCCATATTACATTTAAAACACCAATGGGAACAGTTAGATCAAATTTCAGAATAAACTACCGCAGAAATGGAACTGGTTCTATAGACAATGTACAGCTTGAAGAAGGGAATATAGTTACTAGTTGGTCGCCTGCTCCCGAAGATACAGACGCACGATTCACATCAGCAGAGGGAAGCATCTCGACTCTAGCAGGACAAGTTGAGCTAAAAGCATCACAGACAAGTGTTGATAGTATTGCTGGTCGGATGGATAGTGCTGAATCAAGGATTAATGTATTGCCGAACGAGATAGATTTGCGGGTGACAAATGGAATTAATGCGTTAGAAATCGGTGGAACGAATTTAATATCAGGAAGTGCTACACCATATACGCTTGCAGCCACGGTCAATAATAGCAATTATTACATTATTTACCGAGGGTTAGAAAAAAACGCAACCTATACATTTAGTTCTAATGTAGAGGTGCTAGCAGGAAACGTGACTGAAGTAACAGTTTACCCGTATTTAGTGTCTGGGACAAGCATGCCCAATAGTAATCATCCAGAGATTATTAACGGAAAAATAGTGACCACGTTTAAAACAGATAGCAGAGCTAATTACAACCTACTGGTATACGCTGGAAGAAGTGGTCAAACAGCAGGCAATTCTATTAGGCTATCTAATTACAAACTTGAAAAGGGTACTAAAGCAACTGATTGGTCGCCTGCTCCCGAAGATCAAGTAAGCAACAACCGAATCTTGGCTAGTATAAACCTATCCACTGAGGGTGTCCGAATCGATGGTAAACAGATACACCTGACAGGTCAGACTCTTATTGATGATGCGGTAATTGGAACGGCAGCCATGGCGAATCTTTCCGTCACCAATGCAAAACTAGGTTTACTATCGGTAGGTACAGCGCAAATGCAGAATTTATCCGTGGTGAATGGGAAGATCGGAAACCTTGCTGTAGACGATGCCAAGATCGCTAATATCTCAGTGTCTAAATTAAAGGCTGGGGAAATGGATACTAGCAAGATCACCATACGTGGCGGCTCAAGTATCGACTATATGTTAATCGATGGATCACGCCTTGAATCACGGGGTCGGTACAACATGCGTTGGCATAACAAATCTAAAACGATTGATGCTAGCTTATATCTTGCTAATGGTAACTTTCGAGTCGCCAACTGGACGGACTCACGTTCCATCTTTATGACACCTTTTGGACTATCAACATTTGCTGATGGATACGGGGATGGGACAAGTTCGGGAATGCTTGAATTCTTTTCAGAGGAATTCGAATCAACTACACACGGAATAACGCTTGCCAGTCAACTCGGTATTGCAGGAATTAAATCGTTCAAAAATCGGGTTTTTGTCGATGCTTACACAAGCGCGAACATCGAAAGTAGACAAGCAGCTCTTTATTTCAGGCCTTATAAAGATTTGAGACCCGGTAATAACACATTTGCTATGACAGTGGTTGATGAAAGCAATTCAGCAGCAACAGATGGTATTCTTTTTTACGGATCCGATGTTGGTGGATATGGTGCAGGTCTTAGATTTAGTAAAGCTGAATCCAATATGACCGTTGCAGTAACAGATGGAAATGGTGCTCGTGGAGGTAATGCAACGCTTGATGCCGGTATCGTCCGGGCAAATCGTATAACTAAACGTGATGGTAGTCAGGACGTTTATTTCAATGGCTCTGGTGGTGGTACTTTACTTTACGGTAACAATCCATTTATTGCTGATGGTGTGCGATCATCATCTAGCGCGCTTTATTTGGGTGTCGATGACGAAGTACGAGTAACAAATGGCGCAGGCTACAATAATGGAAACACTGTTATTTACAGACCAATTAAAGCCATTGAATTTAGAACATCGTCTTCAATCCAGTACAAAACAAATATTGAAGATTTGAAAGAGAGTGCGCTCGCAGTCATAAATCGTCTGCATATTGTTGAGTACGATTTGAAAGACGATTTAGCTAATGGGGTTTATGACAATCGACAAGTCGGATTTATTGCAGAGCACAATAGAGAGATTGCTACGTCTGATCTATCGTCTGTTAATTTGTACAAGGTGACGAGTCTTAACACGCGGGCGCTTCAAGAGGTGGATACAAAAGTATATAACATTGATAAAAAGGTCAGCATTCATGATTTAAAAATCCAGTTTTTAGAACAACGATTAGATCAAGAAATCGGGAAAAGAAAAGAACTCGAACACAAAGTACAACAATTAGAAGGAGTGGCTTAA
- a CDS encoding distal tail protein Dit, giving the protein MIFNGVEKENVSVSNDFTLPARSEIEHIVRPRQKYGSRIAKTKFKELYIPVPVNVYPGLKTLDVMKVELNEWLFQEGDKKLVFNFFPDYYYLARLSGIEWQDYSDRVMKGIITFICQDPFRFGTYKTLNIITTDQTFIIGGQESTSWTSYTRFTVPQSSYTLESNVGKIILKYDFIAGDVLKIDYRTRDVFLNGKDLAVSVQLETVWFELPVGSVQLKASHATEMKYSERFY; this is encoded by the coding sequence ATGATATTTAACGGTGTTGAAAAAGAAAACGTGTCGGTTTCTAATGATTTTACTTTACCGGCACGTTCTGAAATCGAGCATATAGTAAGGCCAAGGCAGAAATACGGTTCGAGGATAGCCAAAACGAAATTCAAAGAACTCTACATCCCCGTTCCGGTCAATGTGTATCCTGGCTTAAAAACATTAGACGTGATGAAAGTCGAACTAAATGAGTGGTTATTTCAAGAAGGGGATAAAAAGTTAGTGTTTAATTTTTTCCCCGACTATTATTATCTGGCGCGCTTATCAGGCATAGAGTGGCAAGATTATAGCGATCGAGTGATGAAAGGTATCATTACCTTCATTTGCCAAGATCCTTTTCGGTTTGGCACATACAAAACTTTAAATATAATCACAACCGATCAAACCTTTATCATCGGTGGCCAAGAATCCACATCATGGACAAGCTACACAAGATTTACCGTACCACAATCAAGTTACACGCTTGAAAGCAATGTAGGAAAGATCATCCTAAAATATGATTTTATTGCAGGTGATGTTTTGAAGATAGACTATCGAACCCGCGATGTTTTTTTAAACGGCAAGGATTTGGCGGTATCGGTGCAGTTAGAAACGGTGTGGTTTGAGTTGCCAGTAGGTAGTGTGCAGTTGAAAGCTAGTCATGCAACTGAAATGAAATATAGTGAGAGATTTTATTAG